In Pantanalinema sp., the following proteins share a genomic window:
- the infC gene encoding translation initiation factor IF-3: protein MNDRIRAREVRTIGDDGSQLGILPTREALRIAQEKGLDLVMVAADAAPPVCKIMDYGRHKFETEKKNKEARKKQHVVSIKELTVSYKIGQHDYEVRLRAIQKFIAENDKVKVTVRFRGREMQHTELGAQLLHKFANDVKDIAVVEREPKQEGRTLFLILAPKKEK, encoded by the coding sequence ATCAACGACCGGATCCGTGCCCGCGAGGTTCGGACCATCGGCGACGACGGATCCCAGCTCGGCATCCTGCCGACGCGTGAGGCCCTTCGCATCGCGCAAGAGAAGGGGCTCGACCTGGTAATGGTGGCCGCCGACGCCGCTCCGCCGGTCTGCAAGATCATGGACTACGGGCGGCACAAGTTCGAGACCGAGAAGAAGAACAAGGAAGCCCGCAAGAAGCAGCACGTCGTCAGCATCAAGGAGCTGACGGTCAGCTACAAGATCGGCCAGCACGACTACGAAGTGCGCCTGCGGGCCATCCAGAAGTTCATCGCCGAAAACGACAAGGTCAAGGTGACGGTGCGGTTCCGCGGGCGCGAGATGCAGCACACCGAGCTCGGCGCCCAGCTCCTCCACAAGTTCGCCAACGACGTCAAGGACATCGCCGTCGTCGAGCGCGAGCCCAAGCAAGAAGGCCGCACCCTCTTCCTCATTCTGGCCCCCAAGAAGGAGAAGTAA
- the rpmI gene encoding 50S ribosomal protein L35 has product MPKMKTHKSSAKRFRVTGTGKVIRRKAFRKHLIVGKDGSRLRRISGEAIVSKEDAQRVKEALPYPQYLR; this is encoded by the coding sequence ATGCCCAAGATGAAGACCCACAAGTCCTCGGCCAAGCGGTTCCGAGTGACGGGGACCGGCAAAGTGATCCGCCGCAAGGCTTTCCGCAAGCACCTGATCGTCGGCAAGGACGGCAGCCGCCTGCGCCGGATCAGCGGCGAGGCCATCGTGAGCAAAGAGGACGCCCAGCGCGTCAAGGAAGCGCTGCCTTACCCGCAGTACCTCCGCTAG
- the rplT gene encoding 50S ribosomal protein L20 — protein sequence MPRVKRGNINRNRHKKVFKLTKGFRGSTRKIFRAANQAMMKALRYMYKHRRTRKRDFRRLWITRINAAARINGLSYSQLINGLKKAQVEVNRKILADLAVNDADAFAHLATMAKSKLSA from the coding sequence ATGCCTCGCGTCAAACGCGGTAACATCAACCGCAACCGCCACAAGAAGGTCTTCAAGCTCACCAAGGGCTTCCGTGGGTCGACCCGCAAGATCTTCCGCGCCGCCAACCAGGCGATGATGAAGGCCCTCCGGTACATGTACAAGCACCGCCGGACCCGCAAGCGGGACTTCCGTCGGCTCTGGATCACCCGCATCAACGCGGCGGCCCGCATCAACGGCCTGAGCTACTCGCAGCTCATCAACGGCCTCAAGAAGGCCCAGGTCGAGGTCAACCGCAAGATCCTCGCGGACCTCGCCGTCAACGACGCCGACGCCTTCGCGCACCTGGCCACCATGGCCAAGTCCAAGCTCTCGGCCTAA
- a CDS encoding glycosyltransferase family 2 protein yields the protein MAEFIVAAWCLAAALFQGLLALNVLYLAFVTAGAWLSTRFPRPRASGEEGPWPRLAVLVAAHDEAPVIGACLESLRAQAYPRFAVWVVADRCADATAATARAQGAAVLERAEGTPSKGAALAWLWERLGPAREGFDAVVVLDADNEAAPGFLAEVGRVLAMGERVVQGQRVAKNPGHSAASALDGLAEALHHRVVAAGLSWWGLSTTLCGSGVAYERRLFERLVASTRTQVEDCEYQLHLHRWGVRIVSAPLAMVRDEKIHDFEAMARQRSRWVQGKVRLFLRHLPGLVWGAMNGRREAIEGLGFVATALPRSVLVVLLALGLVAGAAGVPGVLAWPWWLGAIAVFGLHVASGLVIAGVDPAEWKSLRSAPRFIRVLWGACWRAMGRRHVPWVRTPHGSPDEPPA from the coding sequence ATGGCCGAGTTCATCGTGGCCGCCTGGTGTCTTGCGGCGGCGCTCTTCCAGGGCCTCCTGGCCCTCAACGTCCTGTACCTGGCCTTCGTCACCGCGGGGGCCTGGCTTTCCACGCGCTTCCCCAGGCCTCGGGCCTCGGGGGAGGAAGGGCCCTGGCCTCGCCTCGCGGTGCTCGTGGCCGCCCACGACGAGGCGCCGGTGATCGGGGCCTGCCTCGAGAGCCTGCGCGCCCAGGCCTACCCCCGATTCGCGGTGTGGGTGGTCGCCGATCGCTGCGCCGACGCCACCGCGGCCACGGCGCGCGCGCAGGGCGCCGCGGTCCTCGAGCGAGCCGAGGGCACCCCCTCCAAGGGGGCGGCCCTCGCCTGGCTCTGGGAGCGGCTGGGGCCGGCCCGCGAGGGCTTCGATGCGGTGGTGGTGCTCGACGCCGACAACGAGGCGGCCCCCGGCTTTTTGGCCGAGGTGGGGCGGGTGCTCGCGATGGGCGAGCGGGTGGTTCAGGGGCAGCGGGTCGCCAAGAATCCTGGCCACAGCGCGGCCAGCGCCCTGGACGGCCTGGCCGAGGCGCTGCACCACCGGGTGGTGGCCGCCGGCCTGAGCTGGTGGGGGCTCTCGACCACCCTGTGCGGCTCGGGGGTCGCCTACGAGCGGAGGCTGTTCGAGCGGCTGGTGGCCTCGACCCGCACCCAGGTCGAGGACTGCGAGTACCAGCTCCACCTGCACCGCTGGGGGGTGCGGATCGTCTCGGCGCCCCTGGCGATGGTGCGCGACGAGAAGATCCACGATTTCGAGGCCATGGCCCGCCAGCGCTCGCGCTGGGTGCAGGGCAAGGTCCGGCTCTTCCTGCGGCACCTGCCCGGTCTCGTCTGGGGAGCGATGAACGGCCGGCGCGAGGCGATCGAGGGGCTGGGGTTCGTGGCGACCGCGCTGCCGCGCTCGGTGCTGGTCGTGCTCCTGGCGCTGGGGCTGGTGGCCGGGGCGGCGGGGGTGCCGGGGGTGCTCGCCTGGCCCTGGTGGCTCGGGGCGATCGCGGTCTTCGGCCTCCACGTGGCCTCGGGCCTCGTCATCGCGGGGGTGGACCCCGCCGAGTGGAAGTCGCTTCGCTCGGCGCCGCGCTTCATCCGGGTGCTGTGGGGGGCCTGCTGGAGGGCCATGGGCCGCCGGCACGTCCCCTGGGTCCGCACGCCCCACGGCTCGCCCGACGAGCCGCCGGCCTAA